Proteins encoded by one window of Lates calcarifer isolate ASB-BC8 linkage group LG7_1, TLL_Latcal_v3, whole genome shotgun sequence:
- the ufl1 gene encoding LOW QUALITY PROTEIN: E3 UFM1-protein ligase 1 (The sequence of the model RefSeq protein was modified relative to this genomic sequence to represent the inferred CDS: deleted 2 bases in 2 codons), protein MAADWEEIRRLAADFQRAQFADTVQRLSERNCIEIIAKLVQDKKLDVVHTLDGKEYITPAQISREIRDELYVHGGRINIVDLQQIINVDWVHVENRASDIAKSDKGVQLVLGQLIDDTYLDRLAEEVNDKLQEAGLISIAELCKSYDLPGDFLTEELSKRLGKLIQGEMDQYNRGVIFTPAFVARHKARIQGLFSAITRPTPVSSMIGAFGFQEHLLYSVLEELVNTGRLKGSVVGGRQDKAVYIPDIYAKTQNAWVDSFLQQNGYLEFDALVRLGIPDPSSYIKKRYKSNKLLFLRAACVGKALVDQVEASVEEAVNSATWTDIQPILPSCLSMEDLGMLINQAMRNADVHSSARVLGGTVVVSEKFISNCLSLFDEAMQQKAQKEVKNNPVFLITEDDLKQASILTESSAPSKKEKREAERRKKATEGSGSVKAGGGGNAREIRIRKTKKKGRRDEDSDEETGPSQQNRSKQTETPFMAQEEIVAVLEERVSDCPEEILSELAEHLVRPLTKAYQEVLRTVFMSSTSSPSGADKKKSMKDLQEEITNLYNNIRLFEKGTKFFSDETQINVAKHVLKTVCTDVTNILVNFLAADLMMSVENPSSITNEVRVKILGKLSEETKGPLMKLHNCLNGKTIEDFLTNLEICAEVCGFMLKKGDKKKERQALFLHRQALTEQLKETEDPALVLHLTSVLLFQASTHCMLHAPGRCVPQIIGTLTGRIPTEQQQLLSAYQSLVVKQLVSQSQGRKQEEAEGEAGKTEEQDEEARSVRTQLMALTPQVKELVLSQKKTSVTED, encoded by the exons ATGGCGGCTGACTGGGAGGAAATTCGTCGGCTTGCCGCTGACTTCCAGAGAGCACAGTTTGCTGACACTGTGCAAAG ACTATCGGAGAGGAATTGCATTGAAATCATTGCAAAACTAGTACAAGACAAGAAGCTGGATGTGGTGCACACACTTGATGGAAAGGAGTACATCACCCCAGCACAGATCAGCAGGGAGATTCGAGATGAGCTCTACGTCCATGGAG ggCGAATCAACATTGTGGACCTACAGCAG ATTATCAATGTGGACTGGGTCCATGTTGAAAATAGAGCAAGTGATATTGCAAAGTCTGATAAAGGGGTTCAGCTCGTGTTGGGACAACTTATTGATGA tACGTACCTGGACCGGCTAGCTGAGGAGGTgaatgacaaactgcaggaAGCTGGTCTGATCAGTATTGCAGAGCTGTGCAAAAGCTATGACCTCCCAGGAGATTTTTTAACTGAG GAGTTGTCGAAGCGTCTTGGGAAACTCATCCAAGGTGAGATGGACCAGTACAACAGGGGAGTCATATTTACTCCAGCTTTTGTTGCTCGACACAAAGCCAGAATACAAGGACTTTTCAGTGCCATCACAAG GCCAACACCTGTCAGCAGCATGATTGGAGCATTTGGATTTCAAGAACATCTTCTGTATT CTGTCTTGGAAGAGTTGGTGAATACTGGGCGCCTGAAAGGAAGCGTGGTCGGGGGGCGACAGGACAAAGCTGTGTATATCCCTGATATCTATGCTAAAACACAGAATGCCTGGGTGGACTCTTTCCTCCAGCAGAATGGATATTTAg agttTGATGCCTTGGTCAGATTGGGGATCCCTGACCCCTCCAGTTACATCAAGAAACGCTACAAGTCCAACAAGCTGCTGttcctcagagcagcctgcGTGGGTAAGGCTCTGGTCGATCAGGTGGAGGCCTCTGTGGAGGAAGCTGTCAACTCTGCCACATGGACTGATATACAG CCGATTCTGCCCAGTTGCCTGTCCATGGAGGAC TTGGGAATGTTGATCAACCAGGCTATGAGGAACGCTGATGTGCACTCCTCTGCCAGAGTGCTGGGAGGCACAGTTGTCGTCAGTGAGAAGTTCATCAGCAACTGTCTCTCTTTATTTGATGAGGCCATGCAGCAGAAAGCTCAGAAG GAAGTCAAGAACAATCCAGTATTTCTGATAACTGAAGATGATCTGAAGCAAGCATCCATTCTGACTGAGAGCTCAGCACCTtctaaaaaggaaaagagagaagctgAGCGCAGGAAGAAGGCTACAG AGGGCAGTGGCAGTGTGAAAGCAGGCGGAGGAGGCAATGCCAGAGAAATCCGGATTCGTAAAACCAAGAAGAAAGGCAGGAGGGACGAGGACAGTGATGAGGAAACTGGACCTTCACAGCAAA ATCGCAGCAAACAGACCGAAACCCCCTTTATGGCCCAGGAGGAGATTGTAGCTGTTTTGGAGGAGAGAGTCAGTGACTGCCCTGAAGAAATCCTCTCTGAACTGGCAGAGCATTTAGTGAG GCCTCTGACTAAAGCTTACCAGGAGGTGCTGCGGACAGTGTTCATGTCCTCCACCAGCTCTCCATCAGGGGCC GACAAGAAGAAGAGCATGAAGGATCTACAGGAGGAGATCACCAACCTGTACAACAACATCCGACTCTTTGAAAAAGGGACCAAGTTCTTCTCTG ATGAGACCCAGATCAACGTTGCCAAGCATGTCCTGAAGACTGTGTGCACAGACGTCACCAACATCCTGGTTAACTTCCTGGCTGCTGACCTGATGATGTCTGTGGAGAACCCCAGCTCCATCACCAACGAG GTCAGAGTGAAGATTTTGGGCAAACTGTCAGAGGAGACCAAAGGGCCACTCATGAAGCTGCACAACTGCCTGAATGGCAAA ACCATTGAAGACTTTCTGACCAACTTAGAGATCTGTGCTGAAGTGTGTGGATTCATGCTGAAGAAAGGAgacaagaaaaaggagag ACAAGCCCTCTTCCTGCACCGTCAAGCTCTCACTGAGCAACTCAAGGAGACGGAGGACCCGGCTCTGGTTCTCCACCTGACCAGTGTACTGCTGTTTCAGGCCAGCACCCACTGCATGCTGCACGCCCCGGGACGCTGTGTGCCTCAGATCATCGGCACACTCACTGGCCGAATACCTACA